A stretch of DNA from Deltaproteobacteria bacterium GWC2_65_14:
AGGCAGTTCCCTGCTGTACCCCTTCGGCAAGTGCCTCTTGGCCGTGCGGATCTGTTCTTCGATCAGATAGAAGTTGTCGAGGAGCCATTCCCCGGCCGGCGGAATCCGGCGGTTCGCATTGACCGCCGACGTCAAAAGATTGCAGGCTCCCGTCAGGATGCGTTCATTCTCCGCCAGCCGGGTCAGAAGCCTGTCCCGAATTCCTCTCGGAACCAGTTTGTGCAAACCCGCAAGGGTCTTGCCATGAAGCTCCATCCGGTCGCTGCTGAACAGTTCCGAACGCAGCGGCGGTTCGTCGCCGGCGTACATTTTCGCCGATCCGCTCCCGCGGAGGCTCGCCCCGATATGGCGCAAGTTCGCGAGGATGGACTTGCCGCTCGCCTTCAAGTTTGCTGTCTCCTTCTACCGATGCATCAGGATTGGCGTTGCAGCAGGTAAGGTCTTGCAGCCTGAATGATTCTTATGGCCATTACGACAAGCGCAACCACCGGGAGGACAGGAATGAATCCTCCCGGCCTCCCGCTATGTAACAACCAGGTTGTTTATCACCGATTTGACGCCCGCAACCCCGGCGGCGACCTCTCCCGCCTTTTTGGCGGCTTGGGCCGAGTCATGGATTGTTCGCATCTTCAACCTCCCTGCCGGTTAAAGGGCCCATGACCCTGTTTGGACTCCATCGAGGCCATCAGTACGATTTCCTTCTCGTGCACGTTACGCATCAGCACAACCGGCTTTCCGTTCTTGGTTATCACGATCTCCTCTCCGCTTGCCTGGATCTGCGAGACGATTTGGGTGGCACGCTGTTTTAGCTCCGTAACCGTTACGAACCGCATTTGCCTCTCCGTGAAATGTTCATTTTAGGGGCCTTGGAAATTCTCATTATTATGATATTTATTATAGCAATTGTTCTGTCCTTGTTTGTGTTTATGTCACTCCTTCCCGCCGAACACCCGTCGGAAGAACCCGATGGCCCGATCGGTTCCCCGACCGTCGGGACGATGACGAAGATCCTGACGCACGAAGTGACGATCAAGAGCGTCCGCCTGGGAAAAACGGTCATCGGGAAGCAGGCGCTGGTGGGGGCGGGTGTCGTAATCCGTTGCGGTGTCACCATCGGGGAAGGGGCGGTCGTCGCCATGAACTCCTTCGTGAACCGGGACGTCCCTCCTTTCATGGTCGTCGGGGGAAGCCCGCTCCAGGACATCAAGAAGCTGGACAAACTCCTCTGACCCGGCTGCGCCGATCCGCGATCTCGGTCATCCACGACAGGAAGTTTCTTTATTCGCACCCTAACCAGGAGGGCTCTTCCCCCCGGCCGGCCGTTGTGTTTTTTTAAGCCGGGTCGACCGGCCCGACATGAAAGACCCTGCCATCCCGCCCCCCCCCGCTTTGGGCGTCCTTTCGCCGTTGGTACGCTACCATGGACCGGGAATCAACCGACCCCCCTCACACGTCGGGCGTCGATGTGAAGGTGACGGGCAGGCATGTAATTCCGTTTGCGCCGGGTTTGCGTTCTCCTGTCACTTCCTGTCCTGTACGGTCACTTCCTGTCCTCTTGACGGAGGACCTAACCGGCCGAAAACGCTGAAAGGACGGGGGGATACAGGAGTGGCCCACAGCTGTTCGTAGTCAAGTGCTCTATCCAGCTGAGCTAAGGGCGCGCGCAGAAGGAAAGTCATCATACTTCAAGGGGTTTCCGGCGTCAACAGCGTTCAGGATACAGCGTTCAGGACACACCCTCCCCAGGAAACCCCGAATTCCCCCCGAAAAAAGCGGTTGTTTGCACGGGGTTTGCGGTCCGTGCGGTTTCCCTATCAGAAATATCTTCGTCCGGTCGGTCTAATACCGGGGAGCAGTTCAGGTCTTCCGGCATTTGAAAACGCCTTGGACCGATACGAGGGAGGCAGGTCATCTTCAGGAATGTCGAAGAAAAGGGGTTTGGGTCACCCGGGTCATTCTTCGTTGCCGAGAACCTCCCTCATGACGGATGCCAGTCCCCGCAAGGCGTTTCCTCCGTCCCCCCGGAATGAGGAACCGTGCATGATCGCGAGGGTCCTCGGCTGAAGGTCGGCCAGTTCCGCCATCCGGCGCTCGGTATTTCCCGTATAGGGATAGGAGTTCAGCAGCTGGGTGGACTGGAAGTCGACCATCGCCTTCCGGGCTTTTCCGATCACGTCGGAGTCGGTGAGAGGGTCCACATCCCCCCCATGGAGGAACAGGTCCGAACAGAACAACGTCCGGTTCGTCTCCTCGAAAAGCATGCCCGCATCCCAGGAGTGCGGCAGATGGTGCGTCGGAAAGAGGCGAAACCGATATTTCCCGGTGGTGAGCACGTCCTCTTTCGGGATCCAGCGGGGTGCGCGGGACGCAAAATCGGTCACGTTGACGAGCGCCGCCACGACCGTACAGAGGGGTTGCGCCTGCGGAGCCTCCCGGAGCCACTCGTTCAAGGAGCCGCACTCGTCGGACTCGAAATGACTGAAACTCAGCCATCGGATCGTCGACGGATCCACGATTCGCGCGACGGCTTCCCGGATCGTCTCAAAGTCGCCTTTCATTCCGGTGTGAAAGAGCAGGGGCTCGTCGTCCTTGACGAGGAACTGATTGAATTGAAGCTGGTAGTTGGCGTTGTAGGTCGAAATGCGGTAGACGTCGGGGGCGATTTCGCTGACGTTCGTCATGATTCCCTCCTCCGAGAAGCGGCTGCAGACCGGCCCACCAGGAAAGCATCACGGGCAGATTTCCGGTGATGAAACAGTTTTTCACCGTGGTTTATGTCTAAGGTTCCTGCAGGCGTCCCGGCGAATTTCCCCCCGCCGGGCCAAAGGTTTCGGGGCGATGCCCTACAGCCCGAAGATCTCCTTCACCTTCGCCTCGAACGCCTCGTCCGTCAGCTGCTTGGCCGTCGGAACGAACGTCTCCGCCTCGGCACCCACCGGGGTGCGGATGGGGGAACCGGCATCCTCGATCACGCGGAGGACCTCCTCCGCGACCGCCACGGGGTCCGGCCCCTCGTTGATCTTCTTCGCCACCACGGGGATACGTTTCGACGCCAGCGCGGCGTACGGCGACTCCGGGGAGACGGTCGCCGGATTCGCAACCAGTGCCCGGGAAAGGCGGTCCGCGCGGGCTTCATTCCGAGAGGGTGTATCGTTTTCCGTCTCCCTTTCGTCCACGTTTACCGGAAAGGAGGTGATCCTGGTGAGCGGACTGGAAAGTTTGCTGCGTCGGGATGAAGGGATGGAGAGGCTCGGGGAGATTTCCCGTGAGGAGTACGAGGAGAGGAAAAGAGCCATTGGCCAGGGAAGAGCGTAGGCAGTGGCGCCGAAGGGGGAACACGACCGATGAGGCTCCGGCGATCACGCCTTCGCCCGGTCGGCGGCGGGCTCGCGTTCGGTTCTCCTCCCAGACGGCGAATCCGTCGTCTCGGATTCGGGCGCTCAGGACGAGGGGGAGGAGGCGCCCGATGGGGCCGGTTCGACGCCCGGGTCGCCGGCGCCGATGTTGAACCCCGCGTCGACGTAGTGCACTTCGCCGGTCACGCCGGAAGCCCAGTCCGAAAGGAGGTACGCGGTGGCGTTCCCCACCTCGTCCTGCGTCACGTTCCGTCGGAGCGAGGCGCCACGGGCGTTCTTCTCCATCAGTTTGCGGAAATCGATCACGCCGGAGGCGGCCAGCGTACGGATCGGCCCGGCCGAGACGGCGTTGACGCGGATCCCTTCCGGCCCGAGATCGTGGGCCAGGTAACGGACCGCCGCTTCGAGGGCGGCCTTCGCCACACCCATCACGTTGTAGTTCGGCACGGCGCGCACCGCCCCAAGGTAACTCATCGTCACCATGGACCCCCCAGGTCCCATCAACCGGGCCGCCCGCCGGGCGCAGGCAATGAAGGAGTAGGCGGAAATATCCAGCGCGAGGTGGAAATCGGCGCGCGCGGTATCCCGGAAATTGCCTTTCAGCGATTCCCTGTTGGCAAAGGCGATGGAGTGCACGAGGAAGTCGAGCCGCCCCCAACGGGCCTCGACCTTGGCGAAGAAATCGTCGAGCTGGACGTCGTCGCCGACGTCGAGCGGTTCGACGAAGCTCGAATGGATCGACTCCGCCAGGGGATGAACGCGTTTCATCAGCGCCTCGCCGAGATAGTTGAACCCGAGCTCGGCCCCCTCGCGGTGACAGGCCATGGCCACGCCCCATGCGATCGATTTCTCGTTGGCGACGCCCAGGATCAGCCCTTTCCTGCCTTGCAGAATGCCCACGAGACACCCCCCGGGTTCGATCAAACCCAATCTTATCAGGGAGCACCGGAAAGAGCACGTGGATCGATGGAGACATACGTCTGCCTCATTCGATCCGGAGGGAACGCCCCGATCTCCCGGCCGTCGTACCCCCCG
This window harbors:
- a CDS encoding MBL fold metallo-hydrolase, which gives rise to MTNVSEIAPDVYRISTYNANYQLQFNQFLVKDDEPLLFHTGMKGDFETIREAVARIVDPSTIRWLSFSHFESDECGSLNEWLREAPQAQPLCTVVAALVNVTDFASRAPRWIPKEDVLTTGKYRFRLFPTHHLPHSWDAGMLFEETNRTLFCSDLFLHGGDVDPLTDSDVIGKARKAMVDFQSTQLLNSYPYTGNTERRMAELADLQPRTLAIMHGSSFRGDGGNALRGLASVMREVLGNEE
- a CDS encoding enoyl-ACP reductase (Catalyzes a key regulatory step in fatty acid biosynthesis), translating into MGILQGRKGLILGVANEKSIAWGVAMACHREGAELGFNYLGEALMKRVHPLAESIHSSFVEPLDVGDDVQLDDFFAKVEARWGRLDFLVHSIAFANRESLKGNFRDTARADFHLALDISAYSFIACARRAARLMGPGGSMVTMSYLGAVRAVPNYNVMGVAKAALEAAVRYLAHDLGPEGIRVNAVSAGPIRTLAASGVIDFRKLMEKNARGASLRRNVTQDEVGNATAYLLSDWASGVTGEVHYVDAGFNIGAGDPGVEPAPSGASSPSS